The Streptomyces sp. SS1-1 genome has a segment encoding these proteins:
- a CDS encoding HAMP domain-containing sensor histidine kinase: MTLYWRIFLLNAAVLLAAVLLLLGPVTVSTPVMFGEALVLLTGLAVMLVANAVLLRLGLAPLARLTRAMATADLLRPGSRTTVTWPGEMADLTKTFNAMLARLEAERATSTGRVLSAQEAERQRLAQELHDEVGQTLTAVLLQLKHAADRAPGTVRADLRQAQETTRAGLEEIRRIARRLRPGVLEELGLHSALRALSNEFTTSRLSATTHIAPGMPALDPATELVLYRVAQEGLTNTARHAGATRVEVCLRPEPDGRVTLLVRDDGRGIGSAPEGTGLSGMRERALLVGAELTVGPGPHGGTEIRLCVDGSPSVPRPQENAR, encoded by the coding sequence ATGACGTTGTACTGGCGGATCTTCCTCCTCAACGCCGCGGTGCTGCTCGCCGCGGTCCTGCTGCTCCTGGGGCCGGTCACCGTGTCCACCCCGGTGATGTTCGGGGAGGCGCTGGTCCTGCTGACGGGACTCGCCGTGATGCTGGTCGCCAACGCCGTCCTGCTGCGCCTCGGGCTCGCCCCGCTGGCCCGGCTGACCCGCGCCATGGCCACCGCCGACCTGCTGCGCCCCGGCAGCCGTACGACCGTCACCTGGCCCGGTGAGATGGCCGATCTGACCAAGACGTTCAACGCGATGCTCGCCCGTCTGGAGGCGGAGCGGGCCACCAGCACCGGCCGGGTGCTGTCCGCGCAGGAGGCCGAGCGGCAGCGCCTCGCGCAGGAGCTCCACGACGAGGTCGGCCAGACCCTCACCGCGGTCCTGCTCCAGCTGAAGCACGCCGCCGACCGGGCGCCCGGGACGGTCCGCGCCGATCTGCGCCAAGCGCAGGAGACCACCCGCGCGGGCCTCGAGGAGATCCGCCGCATCGCCCGCCGGCTGCGGCCCGGCGTCCTGGAGGAGCTGGGGCTGCACAGCGCCCTGCGGGCCCTGTCGAACGAGTTCACCACCTCCCGGCTGAGCGCCACGACGCACATCGCGCCCGGGATGCCCGCCCTGGACCCGGCGACCGAGCTCGTCCTGTACCGGGTCGCGCAGGAAGGGCTCACCAACACCGCGCGGCACGCCGGGGCCACCCGGGTCGAGGTGTGCCTGCGGCCCGAGCCGGACGGCCGGGTGACCCTGCTGGTCCGCGACGACGGCCGCGGGATCGGGTCGGCGCCGGAGGGCACCGGCCTCAGCGGCATGCGGGAGCGCGCCCTGCTCGTCGGCGCCGAGCTGACCGTCGGCCCCGGGCCGCACGGCGGGACCGAGATCCGCCTGTGCGTCGACGGCAGTCCGTCCGTCCCCCGTCCCCAGGAGAACGCACGATGA
- a CDS encoding cation:proton antiporter regulatory subunit: MPAPRMSTTPLPGIGVQYDLTTREHRHLSVIAHRDGTRTVNVYRADDPDACAQSLHLTEPETASLIDALAPSHHSPNLLSTTDLGLVAERIELSSTSYWNGRVLGDTKMRTETGASLVAVLRRAQAIPSPTPDFRLAGGDILIVIGTREGVEAAAAILGRE, encoded by the coding sequence GTGCCTGCTCCGCGGATGAGCACCACGCCCTTGCCGGGGATCGGTGTCCAGTACGACCTCACCACACGGGAGCACCGCCATCTGTCGGTGATCGCCCACCGGGACGGCACCCGGACGGTGAACGTCTACCGGGCCGACGACCCCGACGCGTGCGCCCAGTCGCTGCACCTGACCGAACCGGAGACCGCCTCGCTGATCGACGCCCTGGCCCCCTCCCACCACAGTCCGAACCTGCTGTCCACGACCGACCTCGGCCTGGTGGCCGAGCGCATCGAGCTGTCCAGCACCTCGTACTGGAACGGGCGCGTCCTCGGCGACACGAAGATGCGCACCGAGACCGGAGCCTCCCTCGTCGCCGTACTGCGGCGCGCCCAGGCGATCCCCTCGCCGACGCCGGACTTCCGGCTGGCCGGGGGAGACATCCTGATCGTCATCGGCACCCGCGAGGGCGTGGAGGCGGCCGCCGCGATACTCGGGCGGGAGTGA
- a CDS encoding cation:proton antiporter, with the protein MHSSAVFLIEFGAIILGLGLLGRLAGRLQFSPIPLYLLAGLAFGEGGLLPLGTSEEFVAIGAEIGVILLLLMLGLEYTASDLVSNLKTQYPAGLVDATLNALPGAAMALLLGWGPVAAVVLAGVTWISSSGVIAKVLGDLGRLGNRETPVILSILVLEDLSMAVYLPILTALLAGAGIAAGSLTLAIALGVAGLVLVVAVRYGRHISRFVSSDDPEKLLLVVLGLTLLVAGLAQQLQVSAAVGAFLVGIALSGEVAEGAHNLLAPLRDLFAAVFFVFFGLHTDPASIPPVLLPALALAVVTTATKIATGYWAAKRAEVGVKGRWRAGGTLVARGEFSIVIAGLAVTAGIEPSLGPLATAYVLILVVVGPLTARYTEPAAAWFARRRGGSTPPPSAERLPEESAQAVQSGPSGSG; encoded by the coding sequence ATGCACTCCTCCGCAGTCTTCCTCATCGAGTTCGGTGCGATCATCCTCGGCCTGGGCCTGCTCGGCCGGCTGGCCGGGCGCCTGCAGTTCTCGCCGATCCCCCTGTACCTGCTGGCCGGTCTCGCCTTCGGCGAGGGCGGGCTGCTGCCGCTCGGCACCAGTGAGGAGTTCGTGGCGATCGGCGCCGAGATCGGCGTCATCCTGCTGCTGCTGATGCTCGGCCTCGAGTACACGGCCAGCGACCTCGTCTCCAACCTCAAGACGCAGTACCCGGCGGGTCTCGTCGACGCCACCCTGAACGCCCTGCCCGGCGCCGCCATGGCGCTGCTGCTGGGCTGGGGCCCGGTCGCCGCCGTCGTCCTGGCCGGCGTCACCTGGATCTCGTCGTCGGGCGTCATCGCCAAGGTCCTCGGCGACCTCGGCCGGCTCGGCAACCGCGAGACCCCGGTCATCCTGAGCATCCTCGTGCTCGAGGACCTGTCCATGGCCGTCTACCTGCCGATCCTCACGGCCCTGCTGGCCGGTGCCGGGATCGCCGCGGGCAGCCTCACGCTGGCCATCGCGCTCGGTGTGGCCGGGCTCGTCCTCGTCGTGGCCGTGCGCTACGGCCGGCACATCTCGCGTTTCGTCTCCAGCGACGACCCGGAGAAGCTGCTCCTGGTCGTCCTCGGCCTGACCCTGCTGGTCGCCGGGCTCGCCCAGCAGCTCCAGGTCTCCGCGGCCGTCGGCGCCTTCCTCGTCGGCATCGCCCTGTCCGGTGAGGTCGCCGAGGGCGCGCACAACCTGCTCGCACCCCTGCGGGACCTGTTCGCCGCGGTGTTCTTCGTCTTCTTCGGGCTGCACACCGACCCGGCGAGCATCCCGCCCGTGCTGCTCCCGGCCCTCGCGCTGGCCGTCGTCACGACCGCGACGAAGATCGCCACCGGCTACTGGGCGGCGAAGCGCGCCGAGGTCGGCGTCAAGGGCCGCTGGCGCGCGGGCGGCACGCTCGTCGCGCGCGGCGAGTTCTCCATCGTCATCGCCGGACTCGCCGTGACCGCCGGCATCGAGCCGTCGCTCGGCCCGCTGGCCACGGCCTACGTCCTCATCCTGGTCGTGGTGGGCCCGCTGACCGCCCGTTACACCGAGCCGGCCGCGGCCTGGTTCGCCCGCCGGCGCGGCGGCTCCACGCCGCCCCCGTCGGCGGAACGGCTCCCCGAGGAGTCCGCTCAGGCGGTCCAGAGCGGTCCGTCCGGATCGGGCTGA
- a CDS encoding DUF3040 domain-containing protein — protein sequence MPTSDDDRLVALETRLLRDDPRFVRRFRAGRPARPHEYRRTRAWWLLGVGLTTLGTGIAVADGLVIAAGLVLAGIAVERCDPQRTRGRTGRHDGRPPR from the coding sequence ATGCCCACGTCCGACGACGACCGCCTGGTCGCGCTGGAGACCCGCCTCCTGCGGGACGATCCCCGCTTCGTCCGGCGGTTCCGCGCGGGCCGCCCCGCCCGCCCCCACGAGTACCGCCGCACCCGCGCCTGGTGGCTGCTCGGGGTCGGTCTCACCACCCTGGGCACCGGCATCGCCGTGGCCGACGGGCTGGTCATCGCGGCGGGCCTGGTGCTCGCCGGTATCGCCGTGGAGCGCTGCGACCCCCAGCGGACCCGCGGCCGCACCGGGCGGCACGACGGGCGTCCGCCCCGCTGA
- a CDS encoding peptidylprolyl isomerase, which yields MSENVFFQISAGGENLGRIVFRLFDDVVPKTARNFRELATGQNGYGYKGAPFHRVIPEFMLQGGDFTNGNGTGGKSIYGEKFADENFQLKHDRPYLLSMANAGPNTNGSQFFITTVVTPWLDGKHVVFGEVVEGEDVVKAVEALGSRSGTTAKKIVIEDSGIVA from the coding sequence ATGAGCGAGAACGTCTTTTTCCAGATCTCGGCCGGCGGCGAGAACCTCGGCCGCATCGTCTTCCGGCTCTTCGACGACGTCGTGCCGAAGACCGCGCGCAACTTCCGTGAGCTGGCGACCGGCCAGAACGGCTACGGCTACAAGGGCGCGCCCTTCCACCGGGTCATCCCCGAGTTCATGCTGCAGGGCGGCGACTTCACCAACGGCAACGGCACCGGCGGCAAGAGCATCTACGGCGAGAAGTTCGCCGACGAGAACTTCCAGCTGAAGCACGACCGTCCGTACCTGCTGAGCATGGCGAACGCCGGCCCGAACACCAACGGCTCCCAGTTCTTCATCACCACGGTCGTCACGCCGTGGCTGGACGGCAAGCACGTCGTCTTCGGCGAGGTCGTCGAGGGCGAGGACGTCGTCAAGGCGGTCGAGGCCCTGGGCAGCCGCTCCGGCACGACAGCCAAGAAGATCGTCATCGAGGACTCCGGCATCGTCGCCTGA
- a CDS encoding GAF and ANTAR domain-containing protein, giving the protein MDWAWFAQQMASMARDLLAQESVDATLGRITRSATELVEGCDAAGILVLHGDRVQTLAPTDDLVVASDRIQGELREGPCFDAAHSRTGERVFRIPDFTSDAARWPRYAPRAQELGVGSMMGFLLYTEDEDLGALNLYSREPGAFTGASELAGWLLASHAAIAFSSARTHAQMEEAVATRHLIGEAMGILMGRHGLDETQAFDVLRRYSQENNVKLREVARQICEKGALT; this is encoded by the coding sequence ATGGACTGGGCCTGGTTCGCGCAGCAGATGGCGTCGATGGCACGCGATCTCCTGGCGCAGGAATCGGTCGACGCGACCCTGGGACGGATCACGCGCTCCGCCACCGAACTGGTGGAGGGCTGCGACGCCGCGGGAATCCTGGTGCTGCACGGCGACAGAGTCCAGACGCTGGCCCCCACCGACGACCTCGTCGTGGCCAGCGACCGGATCCAAGGGGAGCTGCGGGAGGGGCCCTGCTTCGACGCCGCGCACTCCCGCACGGGCGAGCGGGTCTTCCGCATCCCCGACTTCACCTCGGACGCGGCGCGCTGGCCCCGCTATGCGCCCCGGGCCCAGGAACTCGGCGTCGGCAGCATGATGGGCTTCCTGCTCTACACCGAGGACGAGGATCTCGGCGCCCTCAACCTCTACTCCCGCGAGCCGGGCGCCTTCACCGGCGCGAGCGAGCTCGCCGGGTGGCTGCTCGCCTCCCACGCCGCGATCGCCTTCTCCAGCGCCCGCACCCACGCCCAGATGGAGGAGGCCGTCGCCACCCGTCATCTGATCGGCGAGGCCATGGGCATCCTCATGGGCCGTCACGGACTGGACGAGACACAGGCCTTCGACGTCCTGCGCCGCTACTCGCAGGAGAACAACGTCAAGCTCCGCGAGGTCGCCCGGCAGATCTGCGAGAAGGGCGCCCTGACCTGA
- a CDS encoding HIT family protein: MDDTWRGDRIGSALRGRNPTVLRRLEAGFAVIGDTQFLPGYCVLLSDDPAARRLSDLPRDRRLAFLSGMDRLGEAVERACGRLDPGFRRVNLEILGNTDPFLHAHVWPRYDWEPDDLVGLPVWLYPRGSWSAPEHALGPRHDPLREAIGAELDRLAGHGSPR; this comes from the coding sequence ATGGACGACACATGGCGCGGAGACAGGATCGGCAGCGCGCTGCGGGGGCGGAACCCCACCGTGCTGCGCCGGCTGGAGGCCGGGTTCGCGGTGATCGGGGACACCCAGTTCCTCCCCGGCTACTGCGTCCTCCTGTCCGACGATCCGGCGGCCCGGCGGCTCTCCGACCTGCCGCGCGACAGACGCCTGGCCTTCCTGTCCGGCATGGACCGGCTCGGCGAGGCCGTCGAACGCGCCTGCGGGCGGCTGGACCCCGGGTTCCGCCGGGTCAACCTGGAGATCCTGGGCAACACCGACCCCTTCCTGCACGCCCACGTGTGGCCCCGCTACGACTGGGAGCCGGACGACCTCGTCGGCCTGCCCGTGTGGCTGTACCCGCGCGGCTCCTGGAGCGCACCGGAGCACGCCCTGGGCCCGCGGCACGACCCCCTGCGCGAGGCCATCGGCGCGGAGCTCGACCGGCTCGCGGGCCACGGATCGCCGCGCTGA
- a CDS encoding MFS transporter translates to MAQARPGGERRSWAPLLAVCAGYFMVILDVTVINVAVPVVGRDLSASLTGVQWVTDGYTLVLAGFLLSGGALGDRLGNRRVFCAGVAVFTAASAACALAPDAAFLVAARLVEGLGAALIVPGSLALLQQSYPEPAARSRAFGLWGSMAGIAASAGPLLGGALVSTVGWRWVFLVNLPVGAACLALTLRHVAPSPRRSDRALDWPAQCAVVAAVALLTASLNEAGRRGWTDPAVLAGLGLAVLAAVAFAVRERLARSPALPPALLRAGATSGGAAIGLLFNFAFYGMVFTASLEFQRGRGYSAFETGLALFPAVATTMFASVLSGRLARRTGDRPLVVTGMLVAALGLAGWAAAGPDPGYALLVAPMMAAGFGTSFALTGTTTTVMGAVPAAYAGTASALFNTARQIGSATGVALGGSLLASAADPSAGLRVSMAAGAAAYVTAAALARRCVPKR, encoded by the coding sequence GTGGCCCAGGCGCGGCCGGGGGGTGAACGGCGGAGCTGGGCGCCGCTGCTGGCCGTGTGCGCCGGCTACTTCATGGTGATCCTGGACGTGACCGTCATCAACGTCGCCGTCCCCGTCGTCGGCCGCGACCTCTCCGCCTCGCTCACCGGCGTCCAGTGGGTCACCGACGGCTACACGCTCGTCCTCGCCGGGTTCCTGCTGAGCGGTGGCGCGCTGGGCGACCGGCTGGGCAACCGCCGGGTGTTCTGCGCCGGCGTGGCCGTGTTCACCGCCGCGTCCGCCGCGTGCGCCCTCGCGCCGGACGCCGCGTTCCTCGTCGCCGCCCGCCTCGTCGAGGGACTGGGCGCGGCCCTCATCGTCCCGGGCTCCCTCGCCCTGCTCCAGCAGTCCTATCCGGAACCGGCCGCCCGCTCGCGCGCCTTCGGGCTGTGGGGGTCGATGGCGGGCATCGCCGCCTCGGCCGGACCGCTGCTCGGCGGCGCGCTCGTGTCCACCGTCGGCTGGCGCTGGGTGTTCCTCGTCAACCTCCCGGTCGGCGCGGCCTGCCTGGCCCTGACGCTGCGCCATGTGGCGCCCTCGCCCCGCCGGTCCGACCGGGCCCTCGACTGGCCCGCGCAGTGCGCTGTCGTGGCGGCCGTCGCCCTGCTGACCGCCTCCCTCAACGAGGCCGGGCGGCGCGGCTGGACCGACCCGGCCGTCCTCGCGGGCCTGGGCCTGGCCGTCCTCGCCGCCGTGGCCTTCGCCGTCCGCGAGCGGCTGGCGCGCTCCCCCGCGCTGCCGCCGGCCCTGCTGCGGGCAGGGGCGACGAGCGGCGGCGCCGCGATCGGCCTGCTGTTCAACTTCGCCTTCTACGGCATGGTGTTCACCGCCAGCCTGGAGTTCCAGCGGGGGCGCGGCTACAGCGCCTTCGAGACGGGGCTCGCGCTGTTCCCGGCGGTGGCGACGACCATGTTCGCCTCCGTGCTGTCCGGCCGGCTGGCCCGGCGTACCGGCGACCGGCCCCTGGTGGTCACCGGCATGCTCGTGGCCGCGCTCGGCCTGGCCGGATGGGCGGCGGCGGGCCCCGACCCCGGCTACGCCCTCCTGGTCGCCCCGATGATGGCGGCCGGGTTCGGCACCTCGTTCGCCCTGACCGGCACGACCACCACCGTCATGGGCGCCGTACCCGCCGCGTACGCGGGCACCGCCTCCGCCCTGTTCAACACCGCCCGCCAGATCGGCAGCGCCACCGGGGTCGCCCTCGGCGGCAGCCTGCTCGCCTCCGCCGCCGACCCCTCGGCCGGACTGCGCGTCAGCATGGCCGCGGGTGCCGCCGCCTACGTCACGGCGGCGGCACTGGCCCGGCGGTGCGTGCCGAAGCGGTGA
- a CDS encoding ABC transporter ATP-binding protein: MQAEEKVLAAARPRGHELSATDVTVAYDGVDVVHGASLSLRPGDVTVLVGPNGSGKSTLLRTVARLQRPRTAALVVDGADGLALTPREFSRRVALLTQGRPTPSGLTVRDVVAFGRYPHRGRWGGADPDGTAAVERAMAMTGVGDLAARGVEHLSGGQAQRVWLASCLAQETGVLLLDEPTTYLDLRHQIQLLDLVRDLADDHGIAVGAVLHDLDQAAALADRVVLLHEGRVVADGTPDDVLTAERLTPVYGIRIEVGTDPLTGRPRTRALGRHHTRTERPGTPS; this comes from the coding sequence GTGCAAGCAGAGGAAAAGGTCCTGGCGGCGGCGCGTCCCCGCGGGCATGAACTGTCGGCCACGGACGTCACCGTGGCGTACGACGGCGTCGACGTCGTCCACGGCGCGTCGCTGTCGCTCCGGCCCGGTGACGTGACCGTGCTGGTGGGCCCGAACGGCAGCGGCAAGTCCACCCTCCTGCGGACCGTGGCGCGCCTGCAGAGGCCGCGCACCGCCGCCCTCGTCGTCGACGGCGCCGACGGGCTCGCGCTGACCCCGCGTGAGTTCTCGCGCCGCGTCGCCCTCCTGACACAGGGCCGCCCCACCCCGAGCGGCCTGACCGTACGGGACGTCGTCGCGTTCGGCCGGTACCCCCACCGGGGCCGCTGGGGCGGCGCCGACCCGGACGGCACCGCCGCCGTCGAGCGCGCGATGGCCATGACCGGCGTCGGCGACCTCGCCGCGCGCGGCGTGGAGCACCTCTCCGGAGGCCAGGCGCAGCGGGTGTGGCTCGCGAGCTGCCTCGCCCAGGAGACCGGCGTGCTCCTGCTCGACGAGCCGACCACCTACCTCGACCTGCGCCACCAGATCCAGCTCCTCGACCTCGTCCGCGACCTGGCCGACGACCACGGCATCGCCGTCGGCGCCGTCCTGCACGACCTCGACCAGGCCGCGGCGCTCGCCGACCGCGTCGTCCTGCTGCACGAGGGACGTGTCGTCGCGGACGGCACCCCCGACGACGTGCTGACCGCCGAGCGGCTGACCCCTGTCTACGGCATCCGCATCGAGGTCGGCACCGACCCGCTCACCGGCCGGCCGCGCACCCGCGCCCTCGGCCGTCACCACACCCGAACCGAAAGGCCCGGCACTCCCTCATGA
- a CDS encoding iron-siderophore ABC transporter substrate-binding protein codes for MRRLITTAAVATAAALALTSCGTTEPAADAAAPKKQDKAITLTDASGTEVKLDGPAEKVVGTEWHEVELLVSLGVDPVGVADVKGYKTWDQAVPLKNEPKDIGTRGEPSMDTVAALAPDLIVASTDLPPAAVKQLREIAPVIEVRSANASDPLGQMTKNLDLIAEATGTTERAGEIKKDFDNALKEGAKALADAGLDGAAFAFADGYAISRQVSLRPYTSGSLIGAVNERLGLRNAWTVDGDKDYGLGTTDVEGLTELPADVRFAYIGNDGDKSSTPFTGALAKDKVWTSLPFVKKDHVHRLPDGIWMFGGPVSMERYVDALVGELTK; via the coding sequence ATGAGACGCCTGATCACGACCGCGGCGGTCGCCACCGCCGCGGCCCTCGCCCTGACCTCCTGCGGCACCACCGAGCCCGCGGCCGACGCCGCCGCGCCCAAGAAGCAGGACAAGGCCATCACTCTCACCGACGCCTCCGGCACCGAGGTGAAGCTGGACGGGCCGGCCGAGAAGGTCGTCGGCACCGAGTGGCACGAGGTCGAGCTGCTGGTGTCGCTCGGCGTCGACCCGGTCGGCGTCGCCGACGTGAAGGGCTACAAGACCTGGGACCAGGCGGTCCCGCTGAAGAACGAGCCCAAGGACATCGGCACCCGCGGCGAGCCCAGCATGGACACCGTCGCCGCGCTCGCCCCGGACCTCATCGTGGCCAGCACGGACCTGCCGCCCGCCGCCGTCAAGCAGCTGCGCGAGATCGCCCCGGTGATCGAGGTGCGTTCCGCGAACGCGTCCGACCCGCTCGGGCAGATGACGAAGAACCTCGACCTCATCGCCGAGGCCACCGGCACCACCGAGCGGGCCGGCGAGATCAAGAAGGACTTCGACAACGCGCTGAAGGAGGGCGCGAAGGCGCTCGCCGACGCCGGTCTCGACGGCGCCGCGTTCGCCTTCGCCGACGGCTACGCCATCTCCCGCCAGGTCTCGCTGCGGCCCTACACCAGCGGATCGCTCATCGGCGCCGTCAACGAGAGGCTCGGCCTGAGGAACGCCTGGACGGTCGACGGCGACAAGGACTACGGCCTCGGCACCACCGACGTCGAGGGCCTCACCGAGCTGCCCGCCGACGTGCGGTTCGCCTACATCGGCAACGACGGCGACAAGAGCAGCACCCCCTTCACCGGCGCCCTCGCGAAGGACAAGGTGTGGACGTCGCTGCCGTTCGTGAAGAAGGACCACGTGCACCGGCTGCCCGACGGCATCTGGATGTTCGGCGGGCCGGTCTCCATGGAGCGGTACGTCGACGCCCTCGTCGGCGAGCTGACGAAGTAG
- a CDS encoding iron ABC transporter permease, whose translation MAVTAPPSVARPTAAASPTGTAAVTAGLVLLVAALAVVDITQGTADVGAGEVWKALTGRAGAGDTSVVVASRLPRAAAGLLVGAVLGMAGTALQAVSRNVLASPDTLAVNAGSYLALGLAAVTGVSLPLIASSGIAFAGGLVAAAVVLGLSGLGAGTVRLVLAGTALALGLTAVTEGLLLLFPQETQGLYQWNQGGIGQSGFDGVLQMAPLAMAGLAGLLLVARRLDALALGDDAARGLGVPVRATRVTAVVLASLLSATAVTLAGPIGFVGLCAPALVRALARRAHGLTRTRGRLPAAGLTGAALVLGSDVLLRTLVPSDVAVAVPTGVVTSLVGAVFLVVMAARLKDTAEAAPPDRLRIRGRAVFLTTTAVLAVLLVGVTVAAVLLGDSKLLLGDVVNWAQGRAGRGVSFVLDTRTPRVLAALLAGAALALSGTLVQAVTRNPLAEPGVLGVSGGAALGAVLLVTTVPMAGSWGMAGAALAGAAVSSALVFGLAARGGFGQNRLVLVGIGVATASTALIGLLIVLTDPFNATKALIWLSGSTYGRTPPDLVPLAAVLVVGLAVAVSRRTELDLVSLDDDTPRLLGLGLARGRFGFLVLAVLLSATAVAAAGTIGFVGLVAPHAARALVGRRHVRVVPAAVLLGAVLVCTADLLGRTVIAPAQLGAGLMTAAVGTPYFLYLLVRGRRQGR comes from the coding sequence ATGGCCGTCACCGCACCCCCGTCCGTCGCCCGCCCGACGGCCGCCGCCTCCCCGACGGGCACGGCCGCGGTGACGGCCGGCCTGGTCCTGCTGGTCGCGGCCCTCGCGGTCGTCGACATCACCCAGGGCACAGCCGACGTCGGAGCCGGCGAGGTCTGGAAGGCGCTCACCGGCCGGGCGGGCGCCGGCGACACCTCCGTCGTCGTCGCCTCCCGGCTGCCGAGGGCGGCCGCCGGTCTCCTCGTCGGCGCCGTCCTCGGCATGGCGGGCACCGCCCTGCAGGCCGTGAGCCGCAACGTGCTCGCCTCGCCCGACACCCTCGCCGTCAACGCCGGCTCCTACCTGGCGCTGGGACTGGCCGCCGTCACCGGTGTCTCGCTGCCGCTGATCGCCTCCTCCGGGATCGCCTTCGCCGGCGGCCTCGTCGCGGCGGCCGTCGTCCTCGGCCTGTCGGGCCTGGGCGCCGGCACCGTACGGCTCGTGCTCGCCGGCACCGCCCTCGCCCTCGGCCTCACCGCCGTCACCGAGGGACTGCTGCTGCTCTTCCCGCAGGAGACACAGGGCCTCTACCAGTGGAACCAGGGCGGCATCGGGCAGAGCGGCTTCGACGGCGTCCTCCAGATGGCACCCCTGGCCATGGCCGGCCTCGCGGGGCTGCTGCTGGTGGCCCGGCGCCTCGACGCCCTGGCCCTCGGCGACGACGCCGCCCGCGGCCTGGGCGTCCCGGTACGGGCCACCCGTGTCACCGCCGTGGTCCTCGCCTCCCTGCTGTCGGCCACGGCCGTCACCCTGGCCGGGCCCATCGGCTTCGTCGGCCTGTGCGCCCCGGCCCTGGTCCGGGCCCTCGCCCGCAGGGCCCACGGCCTCACCCGCACCCGCGGGCGCCTGCCCGCCGCGGGCCTCACCGGCGCGGCCCTCGTGCTCGGCTCGGACGTGCTGCTGCGGACCCTCGTGCCCTCCGACGTCGCGGTCGCCGTGCCGACGGGCGTCGTCACCAGTCTCGTCGGCGCCGTGTTCCTCGTCGTCATGGCGGCCCGGCTGAAGGACACCGCCGAGGCCGCCCCGCCCGACCGGCTGCGCATCCGCGGCCGGGCCGTGTTCCTCACCACCACGGCCGTGCTGGCCGTCCTGCTCGTGGGCGTCACGGTCGCGGCCGTCCTGCTCGGCGACAGCAAGCTGCTGCTGGGCGACGTCGTCAACTGGGCGCAGGGCCGGGCGGGCCGCGGCGTCTCCTTCGTCCTCGACACCCGCACGCCCCGCGTCCTCGCCGCCCTCCTCGCGGGCGCGGCGCTCGCCCTGTCCGGCACGCTCGTCCAGGCCGTGACGCGGAACCCCCTCGCGGAGCCCGGCGTCCTCGGCGTCTCGGGCGGCGCCGCGCTGGGCGCGGTCCTGCTGGTGACGACGGTGCCCATGGCCGGATCGTGGGGCATGGCCGGCGCGGCCCTCGCGGGCGCCGCCGTCAGCTCCGCCCTCGTCTTCGGGCTCGCCGCGCGCGGCGGCTTCGGGCAGAACCGGCTCGTCCTCGTCGGCATCGGCGTGGCCACCGCGTCCACGGCCCTGATCGGCCTGCTCATCGTGCTCACCGACCCGTTCAACGCGACCAAGGCGCTCATCTGGCTGTCCGGCTCCACCTACGGCCGGACCCCGCCCGACCTCGTGCCGCTCGCCGCCGTCCTCGTCGTCGGGCTGGCCGTCGCCGTGTCCCGGCGCACCGAGCTGGACCTCGTCTCGCTGGACGACGACACCCCGCGGCTGCTCGGACTGGGCCTGGCACGGGGGAGGTTCGGCTTCCTCGTGCTCGCCGTCCTGCTCAGCGCCACCGCGGTCGCCGCCGCCGGCACGATCGGCTTCGTGGGACTCGTGGCCCCGCACGCGGCCCGGGCGCTCGTGGGCCGGCGGCACGTCCGGGTGGTCCCGGCCGCGGTGCTGCTGGGTGCCGTGCTGGTCTGCACGGCGGATCTGCTGGGCCGGACGGTGATCGCGCCGGCCCAGCTCGGGGCGGGCCTGATGACGGCGGCCGTGGGCACGCCGTACTTCCTGTACCTGCTGGTGCGCGGCCGGCGTCAGGGCCGCTGA
- a CDS encoding TetR/AcrR family transcriptional regulator: protein MESVRNPRRITMTPAALRVRAAADRLFYERGIHAVGVDLIAAEAGATKKTIYDRFGSKEQLVVEYLADRDERWRAFLDGSLDTAGPDARACVRAVFDASRAWAGDHNSKGCSMVNAHAEISDPAHPAYPIITGQKAWMLALFTDLAREAAPGDAERLGRSLMLLHEGALVAYGLGVFPDPIGHARDQAEALLDAARAQRP, encoded by the coding sequence ATGGAGAGCGTACGGAATCCGCGACGGATCACGATGACGCCGGCCGCCCTGCGGGTGCGGGCGGCCGCGGACCGGCTGTTCTACGAGCGGGGCATCCACGCCGTGGGCGTCGACCTGATCGCCGCCGAGGCCGGGGCCACCAAGAAGACGATCTACGACCGCTTCGGATCGAAGGAGCAGCTGGTCGTGGAGTACCTCGCCGACCGGGACGAGCGCTGGCGGGCCTTCCTCGACGGCTCGCTGGACACCGCCGGGCCGGACGCCCGCGCCTGCGTCCGGGCCGTCTTCGACGCCTCGCGCGCCTGGGCCGGGGACCACAACTCCAAGGGCTGCAGCATGGTCAACGCGCATGCCGAGATCAGCGACCCGGCCCATCCGGCGTACCCGATCATCACCGGCCAGAAGGCGTGGATGCTGGCCCTCTTCACCGACCTGGCGCGGGAGGCCGCCCCCGGCGACGCCGAGCGGCTGGGCCGCTCCCTCATGCTGCTGCACGAGGGGGCGCTCGTCGCGTACGGCCTGGGCGTGTTCCCGGACCCCATCGGTCACGCCCGCGACCAGGCCGAGGCCCTGCTGGACGCGGCCCGCGCTCAGCGGCCCTGA